The following are encoded together in the Xylanivirga thermophila genome:
- the tsaE gene encoding tRNA (adenosine(37)-N6)-threonylcarbamoyltransferase complex ATPase subunit type 1 TsaE, which yields MFKITTNNAEETIEIGERLGKALKKGAIILLSGDLGAGKTVFTKGIARGLDIDKNVTSPTFTLIHQYDGRLPLYHFDIYRILNEEELYDIGYEEYFFGDGVTVVEWPERMEDLRPDEYISINIEKLPDNGRRIIISTVGKGYDYLKGAIA from the coding sequence ATGTTTAAGATTACTACTAATAATGCAGAGGAAACAATAGAGATAGGAGAGCGATTGGGAAAGGCTTTAAAAAAAGGAGCAATAATACTTTTAAGTGGTGATTTAGGTGCTGGCAAGACGGTATTCACTAAGGGCATTGCTCGAGGGCTGGATATAGACAAAAATGTAACCAGCCCTACTTTTACCCTAATACATCAATATGATGGCCGATTACCATTATATCATTTTGACATATATAGGATCCTTAATGAGGAGGAGCTCTATGATATTGGGTATGAGGAATATTTTTTCGGCGATGGGGTAACGGTGGTGGAATGGCCGGAGAGGATGGAAGATCTACGCCCTGATGAGTATATATCTATAAATATAGAAAAACTACCGGATAATGGAAGGCGTATTATCATTTCAACTGTAGGAAAGGGCTATGATTATTTAAAGGGGGCGATAGCATGA